AGCGTCATGGTGCCACGGTTGATGTTGGCCCGGTCATGGGCGTCATTGCAGTCGGAGGTCCATACCCGCTGGGTGTGCTCAATTATCCCCAGGTCGATACGTCCGCCGCCACCGCAGCAGGACTCGATCTCCAGACCCGGGAAGCGCTCGTGCAGCGCATCCAGTAGGCGGTACAGGGCGAGGGTCTGCTCGTGGATCGCCGGGGCGCCGTAGCGGGTGCCGAGCTCCGCGTTGGTGGCCATATGCCCCCCGGCGAGCACCGGGGAGTTGTGGTCCCACTTGATGTAGGCAATCTCCAGCCGGTCCACTAGATCGCTAATGGCTCCGTACAGGTAGTCCCATGCGCCCGGTGCGGTCAGGTCCAGCACCCGCTGGTGGCGGTGCTCAACCGCACCGCCGGCCCCGTCGGACAGGATCCAGTCAGGATGGGCACGGGCCAGCTCGGAGTCCACGTTGATCATCTCAGGCTCGAACCACAGCCCCAGTTCCATGCCAAGGGCGCGCACATGCTCGGCCAGCGGCTCCAGCCCAGTGGGCCAAACCTCAGCGGAGACCTGCCAATCCCCCAGGCCAGAGGTGTCGTTGCGGCGGGAGCCGAACCAGCCGTCGTCAATTACGAAACGTTCAATACCGATCGCTGCGGCCTCATCGGCGAGTGCCTTGAGAGTGTCCAGATCGTGGTTGAAGTAGACGGCCTCCCAGATGTTGAGCAGGACCGGCCGGGGTCGGCGCGGGTAGGAGGGCAGGGCGCGCACATGGGCATGCGAACGGGCGGCAAGAGCGTCCAGGCCCTGACCCCACGAGCCCACCAGCCAGGGGGTGGAATAGGACTGTCCTGGGGTCAACACGACCTCGCCGGGCTGGAGCAGCTCCCCCGCCCCGAGCAGCCGGTATCCCTGTGCGGGATGAGAGGCCAAGGCGCGAGTGTTGCCGGACCAGGCGAGATGAACACCGTGCACGCGTCCGCGACGCCAGCCGAAGCCGGGGGTGCCGGCGACCAGCCAGGTGGCGGCGTCATGGCCGGGGCGCCCTTCCCAGGACTCTCGCAGCCGGGTGCCGGGGGTGAAGGGAGTGCGCACAATCTGCCGCTCGAAGGCGTGGTGACCGGTGAAGTCCAGCAGCTCCGCGGCGTCGGACGGCACCGGCAGCACGGGGGTGAGCTCGTCGATCTCAAGGGGGGCGACGTCGGCTCCGGCGGTGTCCGTGACCAGTGCGCGCAGGCGCACCAGCCCGGTGGGTTCCAGCCGCAGCACGGTGGTCAGTTCGATTCCGTGGGTCGGATCGGTGGCGGAGGAGGTGACGACGTCGGCGGTGCCACCGGGTCCGTCCACGGTCTCCACTTCATGAGTGACTGTCTGCGGATGCACTGAGAAGACCGATCCATCCGCGCGATGCAGCAGGACCGCGGGACGGGCCGACCAGCCCAGGTGCGGCAGTGGCAGCACCGGCAGGTCGGGAGTGGTCCAGGTCTGATTGTTGCCGGTCCCCATGGTCTGGGCCACGCCGACGTCGGCCAGTGCCGCTGCGTCGAAGGCGCCCAGGTCTTCCCCCCAGTGGCGCACGACGGGGTGCCGGTCGGGCAACAGAGCCAACACGAGCGATGTGCCGCCGCGGCGCAGGTGGACGGTACGGGAATCGGTCACGGCGTCTCCTTCGACTTGTCTCGATCCGCAGCTGGGATCCTGGGTGAGTGCCCGCGTGGGGTGGCCGCTGCGACTCGGCCGGGGCACGCAGATTATTTTATAGCCGAAGAAATGAGTGGCGTCAAGCACCGCGGATGGACTGCGTCCGCCACCGAAGCACATGTGCCCCTCCGACAGCCCGTTCAGCTGCGGATGGACCACCTAGCCACGGATGGACCACCTGAGAGGCGCTCTCAGACGATCCAAGCGCAGAACCCCGGTCCAAGCGCGAGACCGGGAGCCGGCCACGCCCACACACCACCCGCCAACACCCACCACGCCCTCACAAACCCGAAGAGCCGGTTTCCCAAAGCCGCGCACCGCAAAGCTCCAAAACGCGTACGTGTCGGGGACAGCGCACGTGTCAGCTCGGCTCATATGGGGCGACCACGATCTCAACGCGCTGCAGCTCCTTGACGTCGGCGTAGCCGGTTGTGGCAAGCGTGCGCCGCAGTGCACCCATTAGGTTCAGGGTGCCGTCGGCCCGCCGGGAGGGGCCGGTTAGGATCTGCTCCATGCTGCCAACGGTGCCGACATGGCTACGGTATCCGCGGGGCAGCCGCTCGTGGCGGGCCTCGGCACCCCAGTGGTAGCCGCCGCCGGGAGCCTCCTCGGCACGGGCGAGTGCGGCCCCGAGCATGACGGCGTCGGCGCCGCAGGCGATGGCCTTAACGACGTCGCCGGAGTTGCCGACCGAACCGTCGGCGATCACATGCACGTAGCGGCCGCCGGACTCGTCCATGTAGTCACGGCGGGCGGCGGCGACGTCGGCGACGGCGGTGGCCATGGGCATGTGCAAACCAAGGACCTGCCGCACGGAGGAGGAGGCGCCTCCGCCCTGGCCGACCAGCACGCCCGCCGCGCCGGTGCGCATCAGGTGCAGGGCCGCGGTGTAGGTGGTCACGCCGCCGACCACTACGGGCACGTCCAGCTCGTAGATGAAGCGCTTGAGGTTTAGCGGCTCGACCGATCCGGAGACGTGCTCGGCAGAGACCACCGAGCCGCGGATGACCAGCAGGTCGACGCCGGCGCCGACGACGGTGCGCCAGTGGCGCTGGGTCTGGGAGGGGCTGAGCCGCCCGGCGACGACGACGCCGGCTTCCCGGATCTTGTCCAGCCGGGCGGTGATGAGCTCCGGACGCACCGGGGGCCGATAGACGTCCTGCAGCACGGCGGTGGCCTGCTCGGGTGCGGCGGAGCGGATACGCTCCAGGGCGGAGGTGGGATCCTCGTAGCGAGTCCACAGGCCCTCTAAGTCCAGGACGCCGATGCCGCCAAGCTGCCCGACCAGAATCGCCGTTTCGGGACTCATCACCGAGTCCATGGGCGAGGCCATCACCGGCAGGTCCACATGGTAGGCGTCCAGCTGCCAGTCCACGCGTACGTCACGCACATCGCGGGTGCGGCGCGCCGGGACCAGGGCAATGTCGTCGAAGGAGTAGGCCTGCCGGGCGCGCTTGTCCCGCCCGATCTCGATCTCACCGCTCATCCGTGATTGTCCTTTCTGTCTCGGTTCTGTACCGACGGTCGCGCAGCAACCGAGTCAGCCGCTGCTGGGAAATGAACCACTCCTCGGCCTCGGGCGCCATGGCTCCCAGAACGAGCCGCACGTCACGATACGTGCGGCGGATCTCCTCACTGGACAGCACTGGCTCAAGATGAGCAACCCGATTACGCACTGCATGCAGACGACTGACAGCGTCGGCGAGAAGAAACGGCGCCTCTTCCGAAGCCGGATCGAGGTTGGCGAATCCCTGGTGGAGGGCCTGGCGCCACAACCACCTGCTGGCTCCACGTCGCCTGTGACGACGCGGCATGAGTTTGGCCCAGGCGCCGAAGGGAAGCTGCCCGATCATGTCATCATGAGTGGGGTGTTCGGGCCGTTGAGATCGGGGCCGGCGCCGGAACGCCGCTTGTACACGCTGCTCTGCCTCAGCCAGATCCGCTCCGAGCTGCTTGTGTAACTGTGAGCAAGGTGCCAGGGTCCACAGTTCAGAACCGTCGGAGCCTTCCTGAGTGGCGTTCCACGCGCGTAGCGCCATGTCAATCGAGTTGCGCATGAGAACCTCCACCAGGTGCAGCGAGGCATACAGCTCGGCAGACATGTCGATGTTCCACTGGTACAGGCGCAGCGCGGCCTCGTCACTGTCCGTCAGCTCCCGGTATCGTCGCATCCGAGGCTCACTCAGCAGGGGGAGCAACACGGTTGGATAAGGATCGCGGTGCGGTTTCCCCTGGTTCAGGTCTGCCAAGCCCCCAGCCAGCATTTCCTCAAGGTGTTGCAGCTTCTGAGAGATCTCCGCCTGTCCGCTGTGCACATCACCCATCAGGCCCAGTCCTGTCACTGCCACCGCGGGCAGCAAACCGGGCTCCTCGCGCAGCAGCGTCACCAGCGTGTTCAAAGCAGCATCAATCATGCGCACAGTGAGGTCCACGGCACCCTCGGCCTGCATATCTCCATCGTCACAAGCCTCGACCAAAACGGCGAGAACCGCCGCCTTGTGGGTTGCCGCCTGGATGGCCAGTTCGCTGAGATCGTGTCCCTGCAAGGCTCGTTCGACCCGCTGGGTCGCCTCCGTGAGGGCGTCCGGCGAGTACTCATGCACAGCGGCGGGTGCCAGAGAGCGCCGCGCTGCGGCCAGCAGTGCCTCCTGGCCGGTTTTGTGCCCGAGGGCGGCGTGCAGGAGCCGCCTTGGCCGAGACTCGCGTAGGTACTGCTCGGAGGGTGTGCCCCAGATACGGCGCAGCGCCCCGGCGAGGGCGGACACAATGGGCTCCGCACCTGGCATCTGCGCTCCCTTCCAAGCATCCAGACAGCATCCGGACAGCACTGGAGGCCCAGGTGTTCGGCCCAGACCTCCAGCAATATGAAGTGAGCGACGTCCTTGCGGGCGCTCACTATCACCCCTGATGCTACCCAAACCGGTTCACACGAAACAACATTGAGCCTTTCTCGCCAGGAGCCCCGGACCGACCAGGATCTGCGTGATGACGGGGAAGATCCGAGACAACGCGATGGCACTGCGGTCCCCCATGGCGGTCCCCTATGGCGGTCCCCCATGACCTCAATCCTCGATCTCAACCGACATCTACCGCGCCATCGCGCCGTTCTCCTCCCCGAGCCGCCGGTTCTGATGAGAAACGCTCACAGCTCCATTTTCGCCTTGTGCCGTTCGGCCTTGGCCCTGGCAAGGTCCTGCGCCTCGGACTCGCTCTTGTGCTGCTGGGCGTCGGCGTGCTGCTTCCTGCATTTGGCGATCCAGTTGCCCACCGACTGGGGCACCAGACCATAGGAGGCGGCGACCGATGCTATCGCCCGGTTTCCCTTCAACCACCCCGGCGGGCGACCTTCCGCGCCCGCCTGGCCGAGGCCGGAGAGCCGCAGGGTTGGGGGCCGGGACCTGCCAACCTTCCGCGCCCGCCTGGCCGAGGCTGGAGAGCCGCAGGGTTGGGGGCCGGGACCTGCCAACCTTCCGCGCCCGCCTGGCCGAGGCTGGAGAGCCACAGGGTTGGGGGCCGGGACCTGCCAACCTTCCGCGCCCGCCTGGCCGAGGCCGAACAGGAGGCCCCCTTCAACCACCCCGGCGGGCAACCTGCTCACAGCGACTCCTCAGAGTACTTCGCCTTCGTCACATCCATCATCCCAACTATCAGATCACAGGAAATCGAAGCCATCCCCCAAGTCCAAAAACCACCTGGCGTTCCATACACGGGGACTACGGGCAGCGATCCCCAGCGCCGACAACAGCCGCAACCACGAATCGCAGGCCAGGCCTCCGCCCCGGCCGCCCCCACGGGTGTCTACTACGCCGGCCCGGCCTCTACCACCGTCCGACCGCGTCACCGCCGGCGCATCCGCGGGTGTCTACTACGCCGGTTCGGCCTTTACTACGCGGGTTCGGTCTCTACTACGCCACTTAGACCTTTGCTGAAGGCCTCCAGGGCCTTCAACCAACATCTAACCGGCGCACCCAACGCCCAAGCGGCGCACCCAACACCTAACCGGCGCACCCAACGCCTAAGTGGCGTAGCACACGAGGAACTACGGGCAGCGATCCCCAGCGCCGACAACAGCCGCAACCACGAATCGCAGACCAGACCTCCACCCCGGCCACCCCCACGGGTGTCTACTACGCCGGCCCGGCCTCTACCACCGTCCGACCGCGTCACCGCCGGCGCATCCGCGGGTGTCTACCACGCCGGCCCGGCCTCTACTACGCGGGTTCGGTCTCTACTACGCCACTTAGACCTTTGCTGAAGGCCTCCAGGGCCTTCAACCAACACCTAACCGGCGCACCCAACGCCCAAGCGGCGCACCCAACACCTAACCGGCGTACCCAACGCCTGTCAAGCCCCGGGTCCCCACGCCCCGTCATCACCTCATGACACGCGCCTCAAGCGCCGCGTCCCCACCGATAACCCACATAAGTACACACGGTTCGTGTCGCATGTCGGTGGCACACTCGGCACATGAGCGAGCAACCAGCATCCATCCCGGCCACGGCACCCGATTCCTGGGTCTGCGGCCCGCTTCTTGGATTCGACACCGAAACCACCGGGGTGTCCCCCACCGCGGACCGGCTGGTTACGGCCGCGCTGGTCGACCGCGGCCCGCGCGGTGCCGATGGCACGCACCCCCAGCGCGTCACCACCTGGCTGGCCGATCCCGGCGTGCCGATTCCGGAGTCGGCTACAGCGGTGCATGGCATCTCCACGGCGCGCGCCCGCGCCGAGGGCCGCCCGGTAGACCAGGTGCTGGAGGAGGTAGCGGCGGCGCTTGCCCGAGCGATGTCCACTGGCACGCCCGTGGTCGCATACAACGCCGCCTATGACCTGACGCTGCTGGAGTCCGAGCTTGCCCGGCACGGCCTGCCCACCGTGCGCCAGCGGCTGGGACGAGAACTTGGCCCGGTGGTGGATCCGTTGGTGATTGATCGGCGTATGGACCGCTACCGCGGGGGCAAAAGGCGCCTTGCGGACCTTTGCGCCTTCTACGGCGTGGATCCCCAGGCGGGAGGCCTGCACACCGCCGAGGTGGACGTGGTCGCCACACTCGACGTGCTGGCCGCCATGGCCTACGCCCACCCGGAGGTCGCCCGCATCCCCCGCGCGGAGCTGATGTCCTGGCAAGCGGCGGCGCACCGTGACTGGGCGGTTTCCTTCAACGAGTTCCTGCGCCGCCGTGGCCGCACGCCCGACGTCAACACCTCCTGGCCACTGCCCGACGGCATGTGAAAGCGCCGACGGCGGACCGGCTCCCCAGGGCTCACGACACGCCCAATGAAGGCGCGCAGCGTGCCCAGCCAGCGCCCGCCGCGAGCCAGCGATACCTCACGGAACGCCCAGGTCAAGACTCGCGGCCGGTGTAGTTGGGGGCCTCGACGGTCATCTTCACATCGTGCGGGTGGGACTCCTTGAGCCCAGCCGCCGTGATGCGCACGAACTGGCCATTGGCCTTCAGCT
This genomic stretch from Actinomyces qiguomingii harbors:
- a CDS encoding alpha-galactosidase; this translates as MTDSRTVHLRRGGTSLVLALLPDRHPVVRHWGEDLGAFDAAALADVGVAQTMGTGNNQTWTTPDLPVLPLPHLGWSARPAVLLHRADGSVFSVHPQTVTHEVETVDGPGGTADVVTSSATDPTHGIELTTVLRLEPTGLVRLRALVTDTAGADVAPLEIDELTPVLPVPSDAAELLDFTGHHAFERQIVRTPFTPGTRLRESWEGRPGHDAATWLVAGTPGFGWRRGRVHGVHLAWSGNTRALASHPAQGYRLLGAGELLQPGEVVLTPGQSYSTPWLVGSWGQGLDALAARSHAHVRALPSYPRRPRPVLLNIWEAVYFNHDLDTLKALADEAAAIGIERFVIDDGWFGSRRNDTSGLGDWQVSAEVWPTGLEPLAEHVRALGMELGLWFEPEMINVDSELARAHPDWILSDGAGGAVEHRHQRVLDLTAPGAWDYLYGAISDLVDRLEIAYIKWDHNSPVLAGGHMATNAELGTRYGAPAIHEQTLALYRLLDALHERFPGLEIESCCGGGGRIDLGIIEHTQRVWTSDCNDAHDRANINRGTMTLLPPELIGTHVGSGRDHTTLRSLDVSFRAATALWGHMGVEWDLLSATDADKRGLADLIALHKQLRPLLHAGTVVHADVDEDDAVRIQGVVAPDRSEALFGLTSLGQALTWPGAPRPLPGLDPKRSYRVQLAAPLYEGHTYEAAWTRPEGVVLPGSYLVTTGLSLPVIHPDHSLLVRVTAV
- a CDS encoding GuaB3 family IMP dehydrogenase-related protein; amino-acid sequence: MSGEIEIGRDKRARQAYSFDDIALVPARRTRDVRDVRVDWQLDAYHVDLPVMASPMDSVMSPETAILVGQLGGIGVLDLEGLWTRYEDPTSALERIRSAAPEQATAVLQDVYRPPVRPELITARLDKIREAGVVVAGRLSPSQTQRHWRTVVGAGVDLLVIRGSVVSAEHVSGSVEPLNLKRFIYELDVPVVVGGVTTYTAALHLMRTGAAGVLVGQGGGASSSVRQVLGLHMPMATAVADVAAARRDYMDESGGRYVHVIADGSVGNSGDVVKAIACGADAVMLGAALARAEEAPGGGYHWGAEARHERLPRGYRSHVGTVGSMEQILTGPSRRADGTLNLMGALRRTLATTGYADVKELQRVEIVVAPYEPS
- a CDS encoding exonuclease domain-containing protein; this encodes MSEQPASIPATAPDSWVCGPLLGFDTETTGVSPTADRLVTAALVDRGPRGADGTHPQRVTTWLADPGVPIPESATAVHGISTARARAEGRPVDQVLEEVAAALARAMSTGTPVVAYNAAYDLTLLESELARHGLPTVRQRLGRELGPVVDPLVIDRRMDRYRGGKRRLADLCAFYGVDPQAGGLHTAEVDVVATLDVLAAMAYAHPEVARIPRAELMSWQAAAHRDWAVSFNEFLRRRGRTPDVNTSWPLPDGM